The Solanum lycopersicum chromosome 6, SLM_r2.1 genome has a window encoding:
- the LOC101255112 gene encoding uncharacterized protein yields MQEDSVYDPLVFGLGSYIYCSNCEVRIARVQYYIPNVQDLDYGGYFERVFNVVILDQPKFHQQEDGNTLTTLNIYCTQCDMQLGWRLMETTLPSKYFIRGRFFMRLDMLMYKSRVTLHDSLFGGANRQDHVQDAGANADQEAGADERNADQDRDAKNRIMIKMKPLMNKVLMNNDQDGPRPMKRMKM; encoded by the exons ATGCAAGAAGATTCTGTATATGATCCACTAGTTTTCGGTCTTGGTAGTTACATCTATTGCAGTAATTGTGAAGTTCGAATTGCTCGTGTCCAGTATTACATTCCTAAT GTGCAGGACTTAGATTATGGAGGCTACTTTGAGAGAGT GTTTAATGTTGTTATACTAGaccaaccgaaatttcatcaaCAAGAAGATGGAAATACCCTAACCACACTCAATATTTACTGTACCCAATGTGATATGCAGCTCGGATGGAGACTA ATGGAAACCACCCTACCGTCCAAGTATTTCATAAGAGGAAGATTCTTTATGAGATT GGACATGCTCATGTACAAGAGTCGTGTAACGTTGCATGATTCTCTCTTTGGAGGTGCAAATCGACAGGATCATGTTCAAGATGCAGGGGCTAATGCTGATCAAGAAGCAGGTGCTGATGAGAGAAATGCTGATCAAGATAGAGATGCAAAGAACAGAATCATGATCAAGATGAAACCGCTAATGAACAAGGTCCTAATGAACAATGATCAAGATGGACCACGGCCAATGAAACGAATGAAGATGTAG
- the LOC104648010 gene encoding protein NRT1/ PTR FAMILY 2.7-like, protein MEKSVQTFVDEASPNSSTNNNNNGGWISFPFIIGSMAGLSLAAAGWNNNLIVYLIEEFNMNSVSAAKVYNMANGCSTIFPVLGAVLADSFLGSFSVIWISSFISLMGVLLLTFTAVMDTLRPPKCFDGSNECGNASTFHLTILYAALALAYLGNGGTRFTIGSMGANQFHKPNHQSIFFNWYTFALYTSNVIGSTVLLYIEDNVSWVIGFAICVAFNIFGLAIFLSGRRFYRHIEAQQESPFMSLARVAVAAIRKHGEPLSLGGEDYYNGMTKQDSSTNAHDPTNPSKFFRFLNRAALITEGDKKPDRVTAEPWKLCTVQQVEDLKILIKLFPIWTTGLLLCTPLVIQTSLAILQALKMDRHLGSNFKIPAGSVIVFTLISTCITITFMDRVVSPLLTKHIRISLTPLQRVGIGHVLTVVSMFLSALVESNRIKLEHQNSVVVPMSVFWLAPQLAISGVGLAFHSPGYVGFYYQEFPGSLKSTSTAVVAVFMGVAFYLGNGVMDLVQRVTGWLPENINNGRLDNVFWVISVLGALNFVYYVICASLYEYKNVDKEVSDSIDKIDGN, encoded by the exons ATGGAGAAATCAGTCCAGACGTTTGTAGATGAAGCATCACCAAACTCTTCtaccaacaacaataacaatggCGGTTGGATTTCATTTCCCTTCATCATAG gGAGTATGGCCGGATTATCATTGGCAGCAGCAGGATGGAATAAcaatttaatagtgtatttgaTAGAAGAATTCAACATGAATAGTGTGAGTGCTGCTAAAGTGTACAACATGGCTAATGGGTGCAGCACTATTTTTCCTGTTTTGGGGGCTGTGCTCGCGGATTCGTTTCTCGGCTCTTTCTCTGTCATATGGATTTCTTCTTTCATATCTTTGATG GGAGTGTTGCTTCTCACCTTCACAGCAGTGATGGACACATTGAGACCTCCAAAATGCTTTGATGGTTCAAATGAGTGCGGAAACGCATCAACATTCCATCTTACAATCTTATATGCAGCTTTAGCTCTAGCATATTTGGGAAACGGAGGAACACGTTTCACCATTGGATCAATGGGAGCGAATCAATTTCATAAGCCAAATCACCAATCCATTTTCTTCAATTGGTATACTTTTGCGCTCTACACATCTAATGTCATTGGTAGCACAGTCCTTTTGTATATCGAGGACAATGTGAGTTGGGTAATTGGGTTCGCCATCTGTGTCGCCTTCAACATCTTTGGCTTGGCTATTTTCTTGTCTGGACGACGTTTCTATCGACATATTGAGGCACAACAAGAAAGCCCTTTCATGAGTTTGGCTCGAGTCGCCGTGGCTGCTATTAGGAAACATGGAGAACCATTGTCATTAGGAGGTGAAGATTATTATAATGGCATGACAAAACAGGACAGTTCAACAAATGCTCATGACCCTACAAATCCTAGCAAATTCTTCAG GTTCCTGAACAGAGCAGCTTTGATCACGGAAGGAGATAAGAAACCGGACAGAGTCACTGCTGAGCCATGGAAACTATGTACAGTACAACAAGTAGAAGATTTGAAAATCCTGATAAAGCTTTTTCCAATATGGACTACTGGTTTGCTTCTCTGCACCCCACTAGTCATACAAACCAGTTTAGCAATCCTCCAGGCCCTGAAAATGGACAGGCACTTAGGATCGAATTTCAAAATCCCAGCTGGTTCTGTTATAGTCTTCACGCTGATCTCCACGTGCATAACAATAACATTCATGGACCGAGTTGTATCCCCCTTGTTGACTAAACACATCCGTATTTCTCTGACACCTCTCCAACGGGTTGGGATAGGACACGTGCTGACAGTCGTCAGCATGTTCCTATCCGCCCTGGTAGAGTCAAATCGGATAAAGTTGGAGCACCAAAATAGTGTTGTGGTGCCAATGTCAGTCTTCTGGCTGGCACCACAACTAGCTATTTCAGGCGTTGGGTTAGCTTTTCATTCTCCAGGATACGTTGGATTTTACTATCAAGAATTTCCAGGGTCGTTGAAAAGCACGTCTACCGCGGTTGTGGCGGTTTTTATGGGAGTGGCGTTTTATCTAGGGAATGGGGTGATGGATTTGGTTCAAAGAGTGACAGGATGGTTGCCTGAGAACATAAATAATGGTAGGTTGGATAATGTTTTCTGGGTGATTAGTGTTTTAGGAGCTTTAAACTTTGTGTATTATGTTATATGTGCTTCATTGTACGAGTATAAAAATGTTGACAAGGAAGTGAGTGATTCTATCGACAAAATTGATGGAAATTAG
- the LOC101254811 gene encoding protein NRT1/ PTR FAMILY 2.7-like produces the protein MEVLSEAQISRRTGGWITFPFIIASSVGFTLAFGGLTSNLIVYLIKEFNVVSINAAQISNLVNGAGSLAPVVAAIIADSFLGCFTIIWISSIISLLGAILLALITTVDSLKPTPCEFGSTSCTPIPKIQYVVLYIAIALATLGNASLRSSLTTMGANQFDKPKDQGIFINWFFFFVAASTIVASTAILYVEDNVSWKAGFFICVAANVLGAAIFLLGTRFYNNSKPEGSPFTSLARVVVASIRKRKLPLPSTSEDLYQGLMLVEPSKTCRFLNRAAIKSEGDVKPDGSTAKSWKLCTVQEIEDFKTLVKILPLWSSSFFLGTTIGVQGSLSILQALVMDRHIGPNFQIPAGSMSVFILLSSALFLALFDKVLFPAWKNLSGKSLTPLQRIGVGHVLNFLCMAVSALVESKRLNLAKSNPGSIIVPMSAFWLVPQLALVGIAEAFHVPGQVSLYYQEFPLTLKNLATALISVLVGIAFYLTTAVIDVVRRTTTWLPGNINDGRLDKMYGVLVVVGVVNFGYYVLCAWFYKYRNIKEVVDHKDSPFHG, from the exons ATGGAAGTTCTATCGGAGGCACAGATATCAAGAAGAACCGGAGGATGGATCACCTTCCCCTTCATCATAg CGAGTTCAGTAGGGTTTACCCTAGCATTTGGAGGTTTGACAAGCAATCTTATTGTGTATCTGATTAAGGAGTTTAATGTGGTGAGTATTAATGCTGCTCAAATATCAAATTTGGTTAATGGTGCTGGAAGCTTAGCTCCTGTTGTTGCTGCAATTATTGCCGACTCTTTTCTTGGTTGTTTCACTATCATTTGGATTTCATCCATCATCTCATTATTG GGTGCAATCCTTTTAGCTCTAATTACGACAGTTGATTCATTGAAGCCTACACCGTGTGAATTTGGTTCAACCTCATGTACCCCTATACCAAAAATTCAATATGTAGTACTCTATATAGCCATAGCTTTGGCGACTCTGGGTAATGCTAGTCTCCGATCAAGCCTTACAACAATGGGAGCCAACCAATTTGATAAACCAAAAGATCAAGGGATTTTCATCAATTGGTTTTTTTTCTTCGTTGCTGCTTCTACTATTGTAGCATCCACAGCTATTCTGTATGTTGAAGATAACGTGAGCTGGAAAGCTGGATTTTTCATTTGTGTAGCAGCTAATGTACTTGGTGCAGCCATTTTTCTACTGGGGACCAGATTTTACAACAATTCTAAGCCAGAAGGGAGTCCATTCACCAGTTTGGCTCGCGTTGTGGTTGCAAGTATTAGGAAAAGAAAGTTGCCACTCCCATCGACTAGTGAAGATCTCTACCAAGGACTAATGCTTGTTGAGCCTTCAAAAACCTGCAG GTTTTTGAACCGTGCAGCCATTAAAAGTGAAGGCGATGTTAAACCAGATGGCTCAACAGCTAAGTCATGGAAACTTTGTACAGTCCAAGAAATTGAAGATTTCAAAACCTTAGTTAAAATTTTACCACTATGGTCAAGTAGTTTTTTCCTTGGCACAACCATTGGTGTACAAGGAAGTTTGTCAATCCTTCAAGCCTTAGTAATGGACCGTCACATAGGACCCAATTTCCAAATCCCAGCTGGATCCATGTCCGTTTTTATCCTGCTCTCTTCTGCTCTATTCCTCGCCCTGTTTGACAAAGTTCTGTTTCCTGCCTGGAAAAATTTGTCAGGAAAATCACTTACACCTCTCCAGAGAATTGGGGTTGGTCACGTCCTCAATTTTTTGTGTATGGCTGTCTCAGCGTTAGTCGAGTCAAAGaggctaaatctagcaaaatcCAATCCAGGTTCCATTATTGTGCCAATGTCAGCTTTCTGGCTTGTGCCTCAATTAGCACTCGTTGGTATCGCAGAGGCATTTCATGTTCCTGGACAAGTATCATTATACTACCAAGAGTTCCCATTAACCTTAAAGAACTTGGCAACCGCGCTGATATCTGTGCTTGTTGGTATAGCATTTTATTTGACTACTGCTGTAATTGATGTTGTTAGAAGGACAACTACATGGTTACCAGGTAACATAAATGATGGAAGATTAGACAAAATGTATGGGGTATTGGTTGTAGTGGGAGTAGTGAACTTTGGTTACTATGTACTATGTGCTTGGTTTTATAAGTATAGAAACATAAAGGAAGTGGTGGATCATAAGGATTCTCCTTTTCATGGATGA
- the LOC101258463 gene encoding protein NRT1/ PTR FAMILY 2.7-like has product MEAPPLSSGTGEAQLPRRTGGWITFPFIIATTTCLTLAFGGWTSNLIVYLIKEFDMESIDAAQIYNLVNGAGSLIPVVAAIIADSFLGCFSIIWISSIISLLGTILLGLTATLDSLRPKPCEVGSTSCTPKPKVQFVLLYAAIVLATLGNGGLRSTLSTMGANQFDKQKDEGIFFNWFFFFTYGSSVVATTAIVYVEDNVSWKAGFFICVAANVLGSAIFLLGTRYYTNSKPEGSPFTNLARVVVANIRKRKVSIPFTGQHFYHGPKSTSVAPSKTFRFLNHAAIKSEGDVKLDGSIAKPWKLCSVQEIEDFKSLIKILPLWSSSFFLGTTIGVQTSLSILQALAMDRHIGPNFQIPAGSILVFVMVSTALFLALFDKFLFPTWKKLTGKSLTPLQRIGVGHLISFVSMGVSALVESKRLNVAKSNQGSKIVPMSVLWLVPQLAIVGIAEAFHFPGQVTFYYQEFPITLKNMATAMIQVIVGVSFYLTTALIDVVRRTTTWLPGNINNGRLDNVYWILVVGGILNFGYYVTCAWFYKYKTMKEVVDHSDSPSHE; this is encoded by the exons ATGGAAGCTCCACCACTATCGTCCGGCACCGGCGAAGCACAGTTGCCGAGAAGAACCGGAGGCTGGATCACCTTCCCCTTCATCATAG caacaacaacatgtTTGACCCTAGCATTTGGGGGTTGGACAAGCAATCTTATTGTGTATCTGATTAAGGAATTTGATATGGAGAGTATTGATGCTgctcaaatatataatttggttAATGGTGCTGGAAGCTTAATTCCTGTTGTTGCGGCAATTATTGCTGACTCTTTTCTTGGTTGCTTCTCTATCATATGGATTTCATCCATCATCTCATTATTG GGCACAATCCTTTTAGGTTTAACAGCGACGCTTGATTCTCTAAGGCCTAAACCTTGTGAAGTTGGTTCAACTTCATGTACCCCTAAACCAAAAGTTCAATTTGTACTACTCTATGCAGCTATAGTTCTGGCAACTCTGGGGAATGGCGGTCTCCGATCAACGCTTTCAACAATGGGAGCCAACCAATTTGATAAACAAAAAGATGAAGGGATTTTCTTCAATTggttctttttcttcacttatgGTTCATCTGTAGTAGCAACAACAGCTATTGTCTATGTTGAAGATAACGTAAGCTGGAAAGCTGGATTTTTCATTTGTGTTGCAGCTAATGTACTTGGTTCAGCCATTTTTCTATTGGGGACCAGATATTACACCAATTCTAAGCCAGAAGGGAGTCCTTTCACCAACTTGGCTCGTGTTGTGGTTGCAAATATTAGGAAAAGGAAAGTGTCAATCCCATTCACTGGGCAACATTTCTACCACGGACCTAAATCAACAAGTGTTGCGCCTTCAAAAACCTTCCG GTTTTTGAACCATGCAGCCATTAAAAGTGAAGGCGATGTTAAACTAGATGGCTCAATAGCTAAGCCATGGAAACTTTGTTCAGTCCAAGAAATTGAAGATTTCAAAtccttaattaaaattttaccacTATGGTCAAGTAGTTTTTTTCTTGGCACAACAATTGGTGTACAAACAAGTTTGTCAATCCTTCAAGCCTTAGCAATGGATCGTCACATAGGCCCCAATTTCCAAATCCCAGCTGGTTCTATATTGGTTTTTGTCATGGTCTCTACTGCTCTATTCCTCGCCCTGTTCGACAAATTTCTATTTCCTACGTGGAAAAAATTGACTGGTAAATCACTTACGCCTCTCCAAAGAATTGGGGTTGGACACTTGATTAGTTTTGTGAGCATGGGTGTCTCAGCCTTAGTTGAGTCAAAGAGGCTAAATGTAGCAAAATCCAATCAAGGTTCAAAGATTGTGCCTATGTCAGTGTTATGGCTTGTGCCACAATTAGCCATTGTTGGTATTGCAGAGGCATTTCATTTTCCAGGGCAAGTCACGTTCTATTACCAGGAATTTCCAATAACCTTAAAGAACATGGCTACCGCGATGATTCAAGTGATTGTAGGGGTGTCATTTTACTTGACCACTGCTCTAATTGATGTTGTTAGAAGAACAACTACATGGTTACCAGGTAACATAAATAACGGAAGGCTGGACAATGTGTACTGGATATTAGTTGTAGGGGGAATATTGAACTTTGGTTACTATGTAACATGTGCTTGgttttacaaatataaaacCATGAAGGAAGTGGTGGATCATAGTGATTCTCCTTCTCATGAGTGA